CGTTGATGAAGCGTCCTCCTGTCACGTACAGTTTGTCGTCGAGCACCGTGACGGCGTGGTGCATCCTCCTCTGTTTCAGGTTCTCACACTTCATAAAGCGGTTGGCTTTGGTGTCGTACGCTATCATTCTTCTGGTGTAGCCTGTAAAAAAGGACATCAGGGGACAGTTAGGGGGGGAAAAGAGCTGCTGATAAAGTTGTCTTGACAAAAGACAGAAGAGATATCGAAGATCTCAAAGTCCTAAGTAGATAAGTAAAGTTGTATTTAATTGAAACATTAGattgtcttttttttcttccccctgACTAAAGCAACAGATCCAGCCTTCACCTACCTCCGATAATGTAGATCTTGTCATCGATGACAGCTGCTGGTGCAGAAACGTTCTTCACTGTCCTGGTCTCCATCGTAGACCACATATTCCTGCCAATGTGATACACCTGGAGAAAAAGGATAGATTTTAGTGTTTCTGTGTAGATTTGTCCCCCAAAAAAGTTTAAAAGAATTAACAGCAAACTCCAAGACTTCAAGTCTTCAGTACTTCCCAACACCCAAGACTTCAAGTCTTCAGTAATTCAACACCCAAGACTTCAAGTCTTCAGTACTTCCCAACACCCAAGACTTCAAGTCTTCAGTAATTCAACACCCAAGACTTCAAGTCTTCAGTAATTCAACACCCAAGACTTCAAGTCTTCAGTAATTCAACACCCAAGACTTCAAGTCTTCAGTAATCCAACACCCAAGACTTCAAGTCTTCAGTACTTCCCAACACCCAAGACTTCAAGTCTTCAGTAATTCAACACCCAAGACTTCAAGTCTTCAGTAATTCAACACCCAAGACTTCAAGACTCAAGTTCACCACTCAACCTCAACAGAATGCCATTCTGCCTACCTGTATCATTCTGACAGGGTTCTGCATCGCGTCCTCTCCCCCGAACATGTAGATTCTTTGATCGTTGGCGGCAACCGCCGGGTGTAGCACAGCCGTCGGCATGGGAACCATAGCCTCCCATTGGTTGAACATACTATTGTACCTTTCCACAGTGTCACACACCTGTTTCTCCGGGCCCAGGCCCCCCAGGACGAAGATAAAGTGCAGGTAGGAGACGGACTGGTGGGCGAAGCGAGGCTGGATCATAGGCTCAGCCGTCCTCCACTGATTGTTCTTTAGAGACAACATATAGACAGCGGTGCTCACCACTCTGTGTTTAGTGTTCATGGTGAGGCCTCCCAGAACATACAGGATACTGTGGATACAGACATAGGAGGCCTTATAGAGTCGCAAGGGCAGCTTGGCCAGCCACTGCCAGCGCTGAGTCCTCTCGTCGAACAGGAGCGCTTCGCGGGATGTCTGCTCGTTGTTCTTGCGGCCGCCAACTAGAACCAGGGTCTCCCGGCAGGTGAAGCGCCGCGGGGTCACCCACAGGGGCTTGAGGTCCGACCCACACTTAGTAGTAATGGAGAACATGAGGCGTCGGACGGACTCGATGACCTCGGTGCACAGGGCGGAGGACTGGACGAGGGGGTCGCTGGCGATGAACTGGAACAAGTAGGTGGGATGGATGTAACGCAGACGCACCTTCCTGAAGAGGTCGGAGATGGCGCCGCGCCGGGAGAACGGGTCGTGGTGGATCCACGCCAGTAACGTCTCGAACACCTGGTTTTAATAATAAGTCGTTTTAATTTCAACACTTAGTTCTTAACATCCATTGATAGTTTTAACTTTGTTGATGATGTGCTGCTGCTTTTAATGGCCGTCTCTCCATTGTTGTTGATTGGGTGTTTATTTTTTAGGGATTTGTATAAAGTATAATCTTATCTTACCTGCTCCTCCTCGGCACAGAGCCAGTCATCCTCCAGGTAACCCATCAGCTCAGGTAAGGAGAGCTCACACAAGTCCTCAGAGGTAGAGACGTCAGAGAAGCTCTGCACTGCCATCTCCCTGGCCTGGAATCAATGAATCAATGaatcaatgaatgaatgaatgaatgaacgaatgaatgagtgagtgagtgaatgaatgaatgaatgaatgagtgaatgaatgagtgagtgaatgaatgaatgaatgagtgaatgaatgaatgagtgaatgaatgaatgaatgccaTTGACgatacacatcaaatcaaatgtatttatatagcccttcgtacatcagctgaaatctcaaagtgctgtacagaaacccagcctaaaaccccaaacagcaagcaatgcatgtgaaagaagcacggtggctaggaaaaactccctaggaaaaactccctagaaaggccaaaaacctaggaagaaacctagagaggaaccaggctatgaggggtggccagtcctcttctggctgtgccgggtggatattataacagaacatggtcaagatatGGGCTGAGTCCGAAATAGTACCCTTTTCCTTAACTCcttttagtacactacttttgaccagggcccctaggctGCCAAGTGAACCAACAACACCAGGGCCCCTAGGCTGCCAAGTACACCAACAACACCAGGGCCCCTAGGCTGCCAAGTGAACCAACAATACCAGGGCCCCTAGGCTGCCAAGTCACCAACAATACCAGGGCCTCTAGGCTGCCAAGTGAACCAACAATACCAGGGCCCCTAGGCTGCCAAGTGAACCAACAATACCAGGGCCCCTAGGCTGCCAAGTGAACCAACAACACCAGGGCCCCTAG
The sequence above is a segment of the Salmo trutta unplaced genomic scaffold, fSalTru1.1, whole genome shotgun sequence genome. Coding sequences within it:
- the LOC115187878 gene encoding kelch-like protein 38, yielding MDRSKPHGDVFHYRNQEQSSYLLLQLNRLRQDRILTDVLLCSDNTEIPCHRNILVSSSPYFKAMFCHHFRERNQEKVDLKGITSSILSDIVDYVYTGVITITVETVLPLMQASSMLQYTRLFEACSSFLQEQLSPDNCLSMIRLSEILHCSSLKEKAREMAVQSFSDVSTSEDLCELSLPELMGYLEDDWLCAEEEQVFETLLAWIHHDPFSRRGAISDLFRKVRLRYIHPTYLFQFIASDPLVQSSALCTEVIESVRRLMFSITTKCGSDLKPLWVTPRRFTCRETLVLVGGRKNNEQTSREALLFDERTQRWQWLAKLPLRLYKASYVCIHSILYVLGGLTMNTKHRVVSTAVYMLSLKNNQWRTAEPMIQPRFAHQSVSYLHFIFVLGGLGPEKQVCDTVERYNSMFNQWEAMVPMPTAVLHPAVAANDQRIYMFGGEDAMQNPVRMIQVYHIGRNMWSTMETRTVKNVSAPAAVIDDKIYIIGGYTRRMIAYDTKANRFMKCENLKQRRMHHAVTVLDDKLYVTGGRFINGHDAVEDSDCFECYDPRTDAWTAKGTLPYKLFDHGSLSLVCVSNKSKPP